The following nucleotide sequence is from Austwickia chelonae.
GCGCATGCTCGTGGGCACGTCCCAGATGGTGGCCTTGCTGTCGAGATCAGGCAACGTTCCCGCGAATCGCATGAGACCTTGCTTAGGGTCTCCCCACGGAGCCGGGTTGGCCTCCCAAATGGTGCGTTCCCAGCCATCCCACTGCCTGGCCCGCTTGTCAGCCATCCTCTCCAGCACAGGCACCTCATCGGCGTCGGCGACGAGAGCGCGCTGTCGGAGCAGTTCGATGGCTTCCTCGTACTCGGTCGAGGGGAACGGGTACGGCGGGAGACCTTCCGGTGTGACCTGGCGGACGTACGCCACCGCGGCAGCGTGCAATGCCCTGCGAAGCACCGGAGTGGCAAACGGCGTCACCGAAGTGGGTTCGACCTGAGCGTAGAGCTGCTGGTGGTAGGTCAGGAACCGCTCGTAGTGACTACGGTCGCGAGGCTTCGCTGCCCCGTAGACAGTGATCACCAATCCGGGACTGACATCCGCGCGACGGCCAACGCGACCCGAGACCTGGATGTACTGAGCGGTGGTCTTGGGCTGTCCCACGATGGTCATGAGGCCGAGGCGGTCGATGTCGACACCCACCTCGATGATATTAGAGGCGAGGCAGATGTCGATGGCCTCTTGACGGTCCTGGCCAGGGAGGTAGCGGGATTGGAGCTGTTCGATGGCCTTGGGGATCTCGTCGGAGCGGCGCCGGGAAGTGAGTTCCATCGTTCGGTTGGGCCAGCGAGGATCGATGCCGTCGCGGCGAACCAATCCGGTCAGGTAGTCGGGTACGTCAGACTCCAGTAGCGAGACGGTGTTACCGAGCTCGCGCAGGGAGTTAAGGAAGTTCAGATTCGTCCAGTACCCGTCGCGATCCTCTTCAGGCACTTTGGTCACCGCCTGCAGGGTCGCGGCGGCCACACGGGTCTGGACGGTCTGCATCGAGCCAAGCGAGGCACTCATGACTCCGATGTAGCGGCGCCCTGGTTCGAGCGATCCATCCGCCAACCGCGCGGGTTCAGCGAAGAACGAGCGGCCTTCCTCGAGGCCATGCGGCGGGAAAAGTGCAACTTCTTCGCGGCCGAAGAGTCCCTTGATCTGGTCTTCGTAACGGCGGATAGTTGCCGTGGAGGCGATGATCTTCGGCGGGATGGGTTCTTCACCTCGTCGGTCGGTGCATAGGTCATCGACGACAGGCTCGTACAAGCCGACCATCGAACCGAGCGGCCCGGAGATCAGGTGCAGCTCGTCTTGGATGATCAGGCCGGGCGGAGAGACGACACGATCGCCCTGCTCGTCCAAGCCGAAGAGGCTCCTGGCTTGGGGACGCCAAGCCATCATGGCGAACTTGTCAACAGTCCCGATCACGATCGAGGGACGTACCTCGTAGATGTCCTCGTCGACCACATGAACCGGCAGTCCGGAACGCCGCGAGAAGCGGCACTGCGAGTCGACGCAGCGCAGCACAACCCGGTCACGACCGATCTGCTCGTAGCCGACGACGTCCTGCCCACCCCTGCCCTTGGGTTTGGTGCCCATCTGGGCTCCGCACCACGGACAGCGCAGCAGCAGGAACAGGTTCTGCTCGTAGGGGTTGCGCCGGAGCCGCGCGAGAACGTCGACTGCCTTCTTCCAACTGTTCGGGGTCGACGAGCCTCCGAGCCAGATGCCAATACCGAACGGCGAGGTGCCCAGCACATCGGGGTGGTCGTCACGGATCGCTTCCAGAACACAGACGAGCGAGGCGGCACGCAGGAACTGCTGGGCGGTCAGCAGTCGCAGCGTGTACCGCATCAGGGTGTCGGTGCCCGCGTCATCGGGGTCACGCAACCGGCGTGCCAACAGGCTGATAGCGCACGCCCCCAGGTATGCCTCGGTCTTGCCACCACCGGTCGGGAAGAAGATCAGATCCACCAAGGAGCGAGTCTTACGAGAGGGGTCAACCAGCTCAGGCAGGCTGGCGAGGATGAAGGCGATCTGGAAAGGACGCCAGGTCCCCCTGCCCGGCGGAATCATCGGCACGGGGTGCGTCCCCTTGACACGAAGCACATCGTCTTTGCCCCGCTCGACCTCACGCAGCGGGAAGTTGGAACGCACCTGCTGAAAGAGCATCGCCTCGTTGGCCCATCGGAACGCCTGCTGCGCCGTCCGATCCGAGCCAACCAATTGCCAGCCCGTCTTCATGCGGTCGAGGGCCGTCTCTCCCAGCGACAAGTGCCGCCGGGCCGCGTCACGGAAGCGTATGGGGAGATCGTCAATCTCGGCCTTCCGCGCATCGATCCATTCACCATATAGACGCAGTACGGTTTCCACCTGAGCCTGCCCGTCGGCAGTCCCGTCGGCCAGCTCCTTCATGCTGACGGTGACCGCCTGACGCTGCCCTTCCGCGTCTAAACGGAAACTCCCGTCCTCATTGGTCAGGTAGATGTTCGGGGTCAGGCTGACCACCTCATAGGCCGGCAACGCCACAGCGCGCACCAGCGGGACGGGAGCGTCTGCACCGCCTTCCCACTCGGCGGCGCAACCATGCCCGATGGCGTAGGTGCGCTTGTTCCGGTACAGCAGATCGATCGACTGCTCTTCCTGGTCACGGTCGGGTAGCTCGACCTCGGGGTACGGTTCGATAACCAGACCGCCAGAGGCTGCGACGGTGAAGCCCATCTGGAACAGGGCGCTGCTCGGCCCAGTGCCCATCACCTGATTGACCACCGCCACCGTCACCAGGCGCAGTTCCGGATCGTCGACTCCAGGTACTGGGCGGCTGAAGAGACGCGTAGTCGGCGCGATGCCAGGTGGGTCGCCTTCCGGCGCGGTGTCGACGATCTTGAGGCAATGGGTCTCCTTGACAAGGACACTTGCCGGTATCGACCCAGCAAGCGTGAATGGACGGCGGCGCCACCAGTCGACCGCCTTCGAAACCCCCGGGATGTGGACGCTCAGCTTCTCGTAATGGGCACCAGTTACGGTGACGCTCAATGAGCCGTCGTCCGGTATACGGCACTGGAACGAGATCGCCATCGCCGAAGGCTTGAAGCTGTTCGCGTCGGTCAGGTCGAAGTCATCGGAGTCGGCCTCGTCATGCCGAAGCGAGCCTTGGATCTCGACGGGCGGCCCGTCGGGGTCCTCTTCATTGCGTGCAACACCAGGGATGCCCGTCAGGTCGACATCCTCAGCGCCAGACTCCGCTATTGCTGTTCCCCCGATGGAGGCTCCGCTGTAGAGCACGCCAATGCCGTAACGTGTGAGAGGCGTCCCGATGGTCAGGATCTCCTGCAGCGTGGTGCTGTCATGGAACTGTCCTCGGCCTTCTTCGGCCGTTGCGAAAGTGAGCGTGCCACTCGAACAGTCGACTGGCTTCCCGGTCGGGTCTTCCGAGCCGAGGGGGCCGAACAGTTCGCGCCGGAGTTCGGCTTCGACTATGGCGCGGGCCTGAAGTCCGCTCATGTGGTTCCTCCTACGGCGTGACGGAGTGTCCTGGCTTCGATGAGTGCGATCAGACGGTCGGTGGCTCGGGTGAGCCCGACGTAAAGCAATGAGTCGAAGTTGTCCGTGGTAGTGGCGGCGTCGAGGTCAGTCACTACGATTGCGGGGGCTTCTAGTCCCTTGAAGGCATGGATAGTGGAGTACCGCACCTGACCGGCACGGGGAGCGAGCCCGTTGGCAGGCTTCAAGATCTGCCGGAGCCACGGGTCGGTTGTGGTGGCTGCGGTGGACGCGTCGCGAAGAGGACTGAGGACGACGATCTCGCTGAGTTCATAACCGTCGCCTTTGAGCCCGCGAATCGCTGTGGTGAGGAGCGTCGTCTGGTCTTGACCGGCCTGGTACTGGCAGAAGATGGGGTCGATGCCATCGTCTTGTCGACGGAACTGCTGGTAGCCAGGTTGCAGGTGGCTCAGCAGATTCACTTGGTAGCCGATGCGCGGCAGGTTGCGGCAGTTCTGCATCAGCTTGTGGGTCGACAGGTAGGGCGCGCGTGATCGCAGTCGGCCTCGTCCGGCCTCGCTGTCGAAGATGGCCTGTCGTTCGAAGTCACCGAACAGGAGCAGACGCCCCTCCTTCAGCCCTCCAGTGACCATGAGGTCAAGGACGTCGAGGTATAAGTCGGTGGCGACGTCTTGAGCCTCATCGATGATGAGGAAGTCGGAGACCAGCGAACCGTCACCGTCAATGAGCGATTCCATCGCCCGCTCGGGCAGCTCCTGACCCCAGAACTGGGGTCCAGCAGCCTCCGGGACACGGTCCACCGCTGCCAAACGCAGCAGCTCTTGGTGGAACGTGCCGACGTGGAGCCCCTCAAGGTGCGCCAGATCGCTGGTGAGTCGTTTGCTGAGGAAGCGGTTGAAGCACAGCAGTCGGCCCTGCTTCCCGGTAACGACCTCGCGGCGGGCGGACTCCATCGCTAGGAACGTCTTGCCCGATCCCGCTGGTCCCGTAAACAGGACGG
It contains:
- a CDS encoding helicase-related protein: MSGLQARAIVEAELRRELFGPLGSEDPTGKPVDCSSGTLTFATAEEGRGQFHDSTTLQEILTIGTPLTRYGIGVLYSGASIGGTAIAESGAEDVDLTGIPGVARNEEDPDGPPVEIQGSLRHDEADSDDFDLTDANSFKPSAMAISFQCRIPDDGSLSVTVTGAHYEKLSVHIPGVSKAVDWWRRRPFTLAGSIPASVLVKETHCLKIVDTAPEGDPPGIAPTTRLFSRPVPGVDDPELRLVTVAVVNQVMGTGPSSALFQMGFTVAASGGLVIEPYPEVELPDRDQEEQSIDLLYRNKRTYAIGHGCAAEWEGGADAPVPLVRAVALPAYEVVSLTPNIYLTNEDGSFRLDAEGQRQAVTVSMKELADGTADGQAQVETVLRLYGEWIDARKAEIDDLPIRFRDAARRHLSLGETALDRMKTGWQLVGSDRTAQQAFRWANEAMLFQQVRSNFPLREVERGKDDVLRVKGTHPVPMIPPGRGTWRPFQIAFILASLPELVDPSRKTRSLVDLIFFPTGGGKTEAYLGACAISLLARRLRDPDDAGTDTLMRYTLRLLTAQQFLRAASLVCVLEAIRDDHPDVLGTSPFGIGIWLGGSSTPNSWKKAVDVLARLRRNPYEQNLFLLLRCPWCGAQMGTKPKGRGGQDVVGYEQIGRDRVVLRCVDSQCRFSRRSGLPVHVVDEDIYEVRPSIVIGTVDKFAMMAWRPQARSLFGLDEQGDRVVSPPGLIIQDELHLISGPLGSMVGLYEPVVDDLCTDRRGEEPIPPKIIASTATIRRYEDQIKGLFGREEVALFPPHGLEEGRSFFAEPARLADGSLEPGRRYIGVMSASLGSMQTVQTRVAAATLQAVTKVPEEDRDGYWTNLNFLNSLRELGNTVSLLESDVPDYLTGLVRRDGIDPRWPNRTMELTSRRRSDEIPKAIEQLQSRYLPGQDRQEAIDICLASNIIEVGVDIDRLGLMTIVGQPKTTAQYIQVSGRVGRRADVSPGLVITVYGAAKPRDRSHYERFLTYHQQLYAQVEPTSVTPFATPVLRRALHAAAVAYVRQVTPEGLPPYPFPSTEYEEAIELLRQRALVADADEVPVLERMADKRARQWDGWERTIWEANPAPWGDPKQGLMRFAGTLPDLDSKATIWDVPTSMRNVDAECRLAISMAYAHADAEVEDTL
- a CDS encoding nuclease-related domain-containing DEAD/DEAH box helicase — encoded protein: MARMMPAFCPDDAPPGEKAIYAALRYSKDTEDWLVLHSLSIADHVRQVEGEADYVVIVPGTGILVIEVKSHQSIDRRSDGTWKLGNDAPTSRGPFQQASEAMHSLRSYLEKKNVDLRSIPMLSAAWFTGVRARTMLPASPEWHDWQVMDSEDLKSAPAAILRTLAAGTAHLDDKIKHFSYGGVGPGPETAERVVRLLRPKFELVTVAGDRRRARESQLVTFVEEQYLALDVASDNHSVLFTGPAGSGKTFLAMESARREVVTGKQGRLLCFNRFLSKRLTSDLAHLEGLHVGTFHQELLRLAAVDRVPEAAGPQFWGQELPERAMESLIDGDGSLVSDFLIIDEAQDVATDLYLDVLDLMVTGGLKEGRLLLFGDFERQAIFDSEAGRGRLRSRAPYLSTHKLMQNCRNLPRIGYQVNLLSHLQPGYQQFRRQDDGIDPIFCQYQAGQDQTTLLTTAIRGLKGDGYELSEIVVLSPLRDASTAATTTDPWLRQILKPANGLAPRAGQVRYSTIHAFKGLEAPAIVVTDLDAATTTDNFDSLLYVGLTRATDRLIALIEARTLRHAVGGTT